The following coding sequences are from one Eptesicus fuscus isolate TK198812 chromosome 7, DD_ASM_mEF_20220401, whole genome shotgun sequence window:
- the CCDC184 gene encoding coiled-coil domain-containing protein 184 has protein sequence MEDGLLEIMTKDGGDLPAPLEVSAVPAVGDVISGEYNGGMKELMEHLKAQLQALFEDVRAMRGALDEQASHIQVLSDDVCANQRAIVSMCQIMTTAPRQGGLGVVGGHGSFPGAPQEPETPSPGIEDSGLLDRDPEDEEEDDDEEKEMPRSSTPTSPFERSESPGAGLLAGDGPLVESLDLPDITLLQLEGEPSL, from the coding sequence ATGGAGGACGGTCTGCTGGAGATCATGACCAAGGACGGCGGCGACCTGCCGGCGCCTCTGGAGGTGTCCGCCGTGCCGGCCGTGGGGGACGTGATCTCGGGCGAGTACAACGGCGGCATGAAGGAACTCATGGAGCACCTGAAGGCCCAGCTGCAGGCCCTGTTTGAGGACGTGCGGGCCATGCGGGGGGCCCTGGACGAGCAGGCCTCGCACATCCAGGTGCTCTCGGACGACGTGTGCGCCAACCAGCGGGCCATCGTCTCCATGTGCCAGATCATGACCACTGCGCCCCGCCAGGGCGGCCTGGGCGTGGTCGGCGGCCACGGGAGCTTCCCGGGCGCCCCCCAAGAGCCCGAGACCCCTTCGCCTGGGATCGAGGACAGCGGTTTGCTGGATCGCGACcccgaggacgaggaggaggacgaCGACGAAGAAAAGGAAATGCCCCGCTCCTCCACACCCACTAGTCCCTTTGAGCGCTCCGAGAGCCCCGGGGCTGGTCTCCTCGCGGGGGACGGGCCACTTGTGGAGTCCCTCGACCTCCCCGACATCACCCTGCTGCAGCTGGAGGGCGAGCCCTCCCTGTGA